Part of the Oerskovia paurometabola genome is shown below.
GAATACATGGCTGTCCGCAAGGAGATGCCCGAGTACACCGTCCCGTCGCTGACCCTGAAGGACGGGGGGAAGATCGCCGCGATCCTGCAGAAGCGTCTGCACGCGCTCAACGACCTGGCGCTGACCCTCAAGCACATCCACTGGAACGTCGTGGGACCGCACTTCATCGCCGTCCACGAGATGATCGACCCGCAGGTCGATGCCGTCCGTGCCATGGTCGACGCCACGGCCGAGCGCATCGCCACCCTCGGCGTCCCGCCGCGCGGCACGCCGGGCGCGATCGTCGCCGAGCGTACCTGGGAGGACTACAGCCTGGGCCGCGCGTCGACCATCGCCCACCTGGGTGCGCTCGACGAGGTCTACCAGGGAGTCATCG
Proteins encoded:
- a CDS encoding Dps family protein, whose product is MAVRKEMPEYTVPSLTLKDGGKIAAILQKRLHALNDLALTLKHIHWNVVGPHFIAVHEMIDPQVDAVRAMVDATAERIATLGVPPRGTPGAIVAERTWEDYSLGRASTIAHLGALDEVYQGVIADHRKAAADTEELDTVTNDLLVGHLHELELFHWFVRAHLESSGGELSTSGATTETGAARKAESAAKKEA